The sequence TCCGAGCACAACTAAATGTGCTTGCTTTGTGCCGAGCACAAGTAGAAGTGGTCGGAATATTCCGAGCACAGTTAAAAGTGCTCGCTGGGTTGCCGAGCACAAGTAAGAGCTAATCGTTGGTTTGCCGAGCACAAGCAAATATGCTCGGTAGTTTCCGAGCAATGGTAAAAGTGCTCGGTAGTTTCCTAGCACAAGTAAAGCTAATCGTTGGTTTGCCGAGCATAAGCAAATATGCTCGGTAGTTTTGCGAGCAAAGGTAAAAGTGCTCGGTAGTTTCCGAGCACAAGTAAGAGCTAATCGTTGGTTTGCCGAGCACAAGCAAATATGCTCGGTAGTTTTGCGAGCAAAGGTAAAAGTGCTCGGTATTTTCCGAGCAATGGTAAAAGTGCTCGGTAGTTTCCGAGCACAAGTAAGGTGCTTGGCAAGTGTTGGTCGGGAAACAgtgttttttttgtagtgttagAAACATGCTTTGCAATACATAATCCCTAACAAACACAACAGCAAGTCATTCAACGTACAACCcaatacataattaaacacGCATAAGAGTTTGAGAGTCGTTTGAGGCCAAAAACAACAAAGAGAGAAGAAacagaaaattcaaaaatgatcAATCTTGTTTGCCGAGCAAAGTGAGGAGAAAGGCCTTGTAATGTCCAGAAGTTTCCTTGGTGATTGCCTGTTCAAGGCTGTGGCTGTTCCTCTTTAGGTAAACCTCCTTTATCCCTTCCAAGTCCTTCTCCGCTCGCGACACGATCACTCGTGTCACCGAATCTTCGTCCGTCCCCGCCATTCTTAGAGCCTCACGAATCACCTTCACATTCATATGcaacattcaataaataaacacaaacataaaagTACGAAATTCAACACCcaaaaattaaacaacatTTGTTACCTTCTCATAATACTTCTGATGGTCGGTTATGCAACGAATAGTTGTGTGCAAAGCCACTACATAATCACTAGAGGGCTCAACCTTCAAGTTctgcaattattttttaatacaaaaactcatttaatttcttcatCCAAATTTAAgatgtataatattataatgatCAAAGTTGTTGTACCTTAGTGATTG comes from Salvia hispanica cultivar TCC Black 2014 unplaced genomic scaffold, UniMelb_Shisp_WGS_1.0 HiC_scaffold_800, whole genome shotgun sequence and encodes:
- the LOC125200093 gene encoding annexin-like protein RJ4, whose product is NAKLANSEAACLHNAIQNKAFSDEEVIRIITTRSKLQIQATLNKYKDDYSSSITKNLKVEPSSDYVVALHTTIRCITDHQKYYEKVIREALRMAGTDEDSVTRVIVSRAEKDLEGIKEVYLKRNSHSLEQAITKETSGHYKAFLLTLLGKQD